TATAACGAAACCTTGATTTGGAACTCACCAGAAGATATTAAGGTCAAACCGTTTTATGACAAAGAAGATATAAAAGAAGTACTATCTGTTGCTACTAAAGCAACTGATTTTAATATCTGCCAAACTATTTTTGTACATGATGTTGACAAATCAATTGCACGGGCTTTAGATAGTTTAAACAGAGGGGCAGAAAGTATTGCTTTCACTATAGAAGACGAGTCTACAGATGTAATAAAATTGTTAGAGAAGTTGCCATTGAACAATACACCTATTTTCTTTGATTTCAATTTCATTTCAATCGATTTTGTACAAAAATTGGCAACCATAGCCAAAACAAAAAAAGCAATCATCTATTGCAACCTAGATCCTATAGGCCATTTAGCCAAAGAAGGAAATTGGTTTACCACCAATGAAAAAGATAATTTTGAAACTTTAAATCAACTCGTACAGAAAGACAATTCGCTTTCATTGTTTAGTGTAAATGGATCGTTATATCAAAATGCCGGCGCTACCATTGTTCAGCAAATTGCTTATACTTTGGCCCATGCCAATGAATATTTTAACCGCATTGAGGTAACTACACCACACACTATGGTGCTAGAAATTGCGGTAGGAACCAATTACTTTTTTGAAATCGCTAAACTAAGAGCCATCCGATTATTGTTTGATACGATTACAAGAGAATACAATCAAAATTGGAATTGCCACTTACTGGTTAGACCAACAAAAAGAAATAAAACCTTATACGATTACAACGTAAATATGCTTCGCACCACAACCGAATGCATGAGCGCAATTCTTGGAGGTGCTGATACAATTGCCAATTTACCTTATGATGCTTTGTACCACAAAGACAATGAGTTTGGAGATCGTATTGCTCGAAACCAATTGTTGATTTTGAAAAACGAAAGCTATTTCGACAAGGTCAATAACCCTTCCGATGGTAGCTACTACATTGAAAGTTTGACCCATCAATTAGCAGATAAAGCCTTGGTACTATTTAAAGATATCGAAGCCAATGGAGGATTCTTAAAACAACTGAATGAAGGAATCATCAAAAGAAAAATTCAAGAAAGTGCCGACAAAGAACAAGACTTATTTGATACCGGAAAAGAAATTTTACTAGGTACAAATAAACATGCTAATAAAGACGATCGGATGAAACACGACTTGGAACTTTTTCCATTTGTCAAAATAAAACCAAGAAAAACATTGATCACTCCCATTATTGAAAAACGTCTTGCCGAGAAAATAGAACAAGGACGATTGGAAAAAGAATAATTGTACTGTTTCAAAAAACACTGTCAAATAGAAATTTGTCACCAAAATGAAAAGAAAAGACCTCCAACATATTCAAATCAAGTCTGTAGAAAATGGTCCTGTTGCAATTAAAGCAGAAGCTCATTTTCAAACAGCAGAAGGAATTGGTTTGAAACCAACCTATACCCAACAAGATATTCAAAAATTAGAGCATCTGGATTTCGGGGCAGGGTTTGCACCCAACCTACGAGGACCCTATGCGACTATGTATGTACGTCGTCCTTGGACAGTGCGGCAATATGCAGGGTTTTCTACTGCCGAGGAAAGTAATGCTTTTTACCGACGCAATTTAGCCGCAGGCCAAAAAGGACTTTCCATAGCTTTTGATTTACCTACCCACCGTGGCTACGATTCGGATCACGAACGCGTGGTGGGCGATGTTGGAAAAGCAGGTGTCGCCATCGATTCTGTAGAAGATATGAAAGTCTTGTTTGACCAAATTCCGTTGGATGAAATGTCAGTATCCATGACGATGAATGGGGCTGTACTTCCGATTATGGCTTTTTATATTGTTGCTGCAGAAGAACAAGGCGTGTCTCCAGAAAAATTATCAGGCACCATTCAGAATGATATTTTGAAAGAGTTTATGGTTCGAAATACCTATATCTATCCTCCCACTCCTTCGATGAAAATTATTGCTGATATTTTTGAATACACTAGCAAAAACATGCCGAAATTCAATTCTATATCTATTTCGGGCTACCATATGCAAGAAGCTGGTGCTACCGCTGATATTGAGTTAGCTTATACTTTAGCCGATGGACTAGAATACATTCGTACAGGTTTAGCGGCAGGAATGAAAATTGACGAATTTGCACCTAGACTTTCCTTCTTTTGGGCCATCGGAATGAACCATTTTATGGAAATTGCCAAAATGCGTGCAGGACGAATGATCTGGGCCAAATTAGTCCAACAATTTGAACCGAAAGACGGTAAATCATTAGCATTGCGAACACATTGCCAAACATCAGGTTGGAGCTTAACCGAACAAGATCCGTTTAATAATGTGGCAAGAACATGTATTGAAGCAGCTGCAGCGGCTTTTGGCGGTACGCAATCCTTACATACCAACGCTTTAGATGAAGCTATTGCATTGCCGACCGATTTTTCAGCAAGAATAGCTCGAAACACACAGTTGTATCTTCAAGACGAAACCAAAATCACTAAAACAGTAGATCCTTGGGCTGGGAGCTATTATGTAGAGAACCTAACCCATGAAATTGCTCAAAGCGCTTGGAAGTTAATCGAAGAAGTGGAAGAATTAGGGGGGATGACCAAAGCTATTGAGTCAGGTATACCAAAACTACGAATTGAAGAAGCCGCAGCTAGAAAGCAAGCACGTATTGATAGTGGACAAGATATTATTGTAGGAGTAAATCAATATCGTTTAGATAAAGAAGATCCGCTACAAATTTTGGATGTGGATAATCAAATGGTGCGTAAGCAACAATTAGAACAATTGGATTGTATTAAATCTAGTCGTAATAATGACAAGGTTAAAAAAAGTCTAGATCAATTAATTCAATGCGCCAAAACAGCTGAAGGAAATTTATTAGAAATTGCAGTTGAAGCAGCTAGAAACAGAGCAACTTTAGGAGAAATTAGCGATGCTCTAGAGACGGTTTTTGGAAGATATAAAGCACAAATTAAATCATTTAGCGGTGTGTATAGTAAAGAAATAAAAAATGACGAAAGTTTCGAAAAAGCAAAACAACTAGCCAATGTTTTTGCAGATAAAGAAGGTAGAAGACCTAGAATCATGATTGCTAAAATGGGCCAAGATGGACATGATCGTGGTGCCAAGGTAGTTGCTACGGGGTATGCCGACGTGGGTTTTGATGTGGATATTGGTCCGCTTTTTCAAACACCTGCTGAAGCAGCTAAACAAGCCGTAGAAAATGATGTGCATATACTTGGCGTTTCATCATTAGCAGCTGGCCACAAAACCTTAGTGCCTCAAGTGATCGAAGAATTAAAAAAATACGGCAGAGAAGATATTATGGTTGTTGTGGGTGGCGTTATACCAGCACAAGATTATCAATTCTTATTTGATGCTGGAGCGGTAGCGGTATTTGGTCCCGGAACCAAAATTAGTGATGCTGCCATCAAAATATTAACTATTTTAATTGATTAATTCACATAAAAAGGGCGGTCTAAATAGACCGCCCTTTTTATATATGTTCAAACACATTATATTGAAGCGTGTTTATCTGGCTCTATAAATGAAGTATCATAGCCCCCAAAAGCCTTCATATAACTCACAATCGAAGTGCCATAAACATCCCTAAAGTAACGCTCACCGTTGGATCTAAAGAATCGCTTTACTGTACGAACTCCTCCTAAATGGGCAGCGGCCAAAATTCCAGATTCTGTAATAAGAATTCCATTAATAACAGCCCCTTCATACTTTGAAATTTCTTTTCTGAGTAGCCATTTGTTTTTTGCTAATAGCGCTATAAATGCTTTTTCTTGCAAATCGGGATTTTTCAAAAAAGCGGAAGTATTGTGAACCCCAATTGTACGCAAAGTTCCAGGTCCAAATTGGTATTTTCCTAAATAACCTAAGGAATTGATTTTTTTGTACTTTCCTTGCGACTCTTTGAAAGCAATTGCTTCTTTAAAACCAATGAAAAAATTTCCAGTATACGGAATATTCAATTTGGCGTAGTCTTCTTGTTTGTGAGATGGAAATAGATAATCGGATTGATTTAATCCGTCTGTAAGAAACCAAGGATTGGAATCTAAATTGAAAGGTTTAAAACCTAAGCTTAAAAAAGCGATAATCAGTAGTAAAGTGGAATAATAATGCCATTTCTTTATCATAAATTGTTTTTCTTCTGAGCCCTGTCACCATCAGAAATTTCTACACGGCAAATATACAACAAAAAATATAAGGCTTAAAATCAGACTATTAAAGTTTTGTTAAACAATTTATTAACAGTAAAGATATGGTATCGAAACACCGAATTCAAAAAATAGAAGCTTTTGCACAAGAAATAAAAAAAAGGCGAAAAATACTTTTCGCCTGTTTTATTATCTTTTTACGCCTTGACTGTTAATCCAATTGTAATATTTCTTTGCATTTTGTTCATGTTCCGCTTGAGTTACGGCAAAATCATGGTAACCAAAACGTGTTACACTAGCGCAGAAATAAATATAGTTGTGTTTTTCTGGATTCAACACTGCCTCGATTGCTGTAATATCCGGCATTGCAATTGGACCAGGAGGTAAACCTGCACTATAATAAGTGTTGTATGGCGAGGCTACTTGTAAATCTTTATTTAATACTCGTTTAATTACTTGTTTAAAATCGTTGGATTTCTTTTTCACAGCATAAATAACCGTAGGATCGGCTTGCAATAAAATACCTTTGTGCAAACGATTCAAATACACCCCCGCAATTCTGGGTCTTTCATCTTTTTTTACCGATTCTTTATGGACAATCGAAGCTAATATTGTTGCTTCTGTTGGTGTCAAACCTTGTGATTTGGCTTTAGCAACACGCTCTTCATTCCAAAAATTGCGGTATTCTTTAATCATTTTATCGCGAAACTTAGTGGCCGTAGTATTCCAATACAATTCATAGGTATTGGGAATAAACATAGTCAACACATTTTCTTCATTAAAACCATTTTCTTTTAAAAAGGTAGTGTCTTTAAAAGCAGCCAGTAATGAAACACTATCCGCTTCAATTTCAGAACCTATTCGTCCAGCAAAGTCTTCTAATCGTTCTTGATTATTGAATGATAATTTTACTTCATTATTGATTCGCAATGCATTAATCAATTCGTTGCTATTCATCCCTTTTTTGAATAAAAACTTACCTGGCTTAACATTGTTAGGGTACTTCTTTTTATTTGCAACTGCATCAAATCGATCCATATCATTCACATAAGGAGCAACAATTTGTTTTACGGCTTCATAATCTGAATCGGTTGGGATGTAGACATAAACTTCAGTTGCTTCGAATTTAGTATTGTCGGAAAATATTTGGCGCACCATAATCAATCCGTAAATGATTAATGCGGAAATTACAACGATACTTACTGAAGTGATACTTTTTTTGATATTCAAAACTCTATATTTTTAAAATGAATGATTAATTAATTGATAAAGGGCCTCGTCTTTGTAACTTCCGCTGACTAAGGTCCAATCCTTTTTAACGCCTATTTTTTCAAAGCCAAATTTAGTAAAAAGTGCTATACTAGCCGTGTTTTCAGTAGCAATATTTGCATACAATTGGTGCAGGTTCAAATTGTGAAAAGCATATTTGATAAGCAATTCTAATGCTTCTGAACCGATGTTTTGTTTTCTATTCTCAATGGATTGAATTACAATTCCTATTCCGGCGCGTCTATTATGAGGATCAAAATCAAACAAATCAATTAAACCCAAAGCTGGAAAATCTTCGTCTTGACAAATGGCCATTCGCAATTGTTTGGCCTCATAAATATCTTGATGGGCGTTTTCTAAATACTGTTTTACCAAAAAACGACTATATGGAGTTTGTGTATTACTTACCTCCCAAATGCTCTGGTCGTTTTCCATTGCATAGACAAACTCCAAATCATTAGGTTCCAATGCACGCAAATAAATAGTTTCGCCTTTTAATGTTATCATCGGATTGATTTAGATTTCGATTGTTCCTTTAAAAACAAATTCGGCTGGACCTTTTAAAAATACATTGGTATATTTCTCATTTACTTTATCAAATGAAACCGCTAATTTTCCGCCTTCAACATTCAAATTAATTTCATTTGAATTAGTTTGACCTGTTGCATTCATTGCTATAGCAACCGCAGTAGCCCCTGTTCCACAAGCCAAAGTTTCATCCTCAACTCCTCTTTCATACGTTCGTAAAGAAAAAGTTGTTTCGTCAATTTTCTTTACAAAATTGATATTACTCCCAGCTTGTCCGTACAAGTTTCCGTAACGAATGGCAGCACCATTTTCTTTTACATTAAAATGTTTTAAATCCTCTACAATTTGAACATGATGCGGAGAACCAGTATTTAAAAAAGAATAGTCTTGTGTATTTTTGATTTCGGCAACATCAATCATCTGCAAAGAAACAATTCCATCCGCTCCCACTGTAGCATGATGCAAACCATCGGTAGCCATAAAAGTAGTTTCGTTTTGAATCACATTTAGTTTTTTGGCAAAAGCCACCAAACAACGACCTCCATTACCACACATCGAACTTAGATTTCCATCCGAATTGTAATACACCATTCTGAAATCAGAAGTGGCATCAGTATCTAATAAAATCAATCCATCCGCACCAATCCCAAAACGACGGTCGCACAAATGAGCTACTAATTGCGTATTTTCTTTAGGAAAAGTATTCGAACGATTGTCAATCATGACAAAATCGTTTCCGGTTCCTTGGTATTTATAAAATTCTAATTGCATTTTTTTGATTTATAAAGGACAAAAGTACGAACTATTAATGAAATGTTAATCATTGTTAAAGAGCGTTAAACTGTTTTTTACAAAACTATTTCTCCATTAAATTTACGCTCAGTAATTTAAAAACGAAAACAATATGAATCGCTTTTCAAATCTATTTTTAGTTTCCCTCATGAGTGGGGCTGTAACCTTAAGTGCGTACAAACTGTTATTTGACCAAGATGGTTATTTTTCAAAAAACAACAATGGATTAGTTACTGTTGCCAATGATTTTTATGGCAAACGAATAGGATTCTCACCAGAGAATGTAGATTTCACCGAATCGGCAGAGAAAACCATTCATACCGTTGTTCACGTTAAAAATGTTTCTCGAAGAACCATTACCAATCCCATTATGGAATTCTTTTATGGCTATGGCGGCAGCCAACAACATGAACAAATTGGTACCGGTTCGGGTGTGATTATTTCCGAAGATGGTTATATTGTAACAAATAATCACGTGATCAAAGACGCTACCGAAATAGAAATTACGTTAAATAATAAAAAATCGTACAAAGCAAAACTTATTGGTACCGACTCCAAAATGGATATTGCTTTGTTGAAAATCAATGCCGATGAAAAATTACCCTACACGGCTTTCGCTAATTCCGATTCAGTAAAAATTGGAGAATGGGTTTTGGCTGTTGGAAATCCGTACAACTTAACCTCAACAGTAACTGCTGGAATTGTATCTGCCAAAGCACGAAATTTAAACACCAGTGGCATTCAATCTTTTATTCAAACCGATGCTGCGGTGAATCCAGGAAATAGTGGTGGTGCCTTGGTGAATACCCGTGGCGAATTAATTGGAATTAATACCATGATCAGTTCTCCAACGGGAAGTTACACCGGTTATTCATTTGCTGTCCCTTCCAATATTGCCCGAAAAATAATCGAAGATATTATGGAATATGGGAACGTTCAAAGAGGAATCCTAGGTGTTGAAGGAGGCGAATTAAATTCAAAATCATCAAAAGAATTAGGTATTTCACAGACTGAAGGTTTCTATGTCAATAAAGTAACCAAACGATCTGGAGCTGAAAAAGCAGGACTTCAAAAAGGAGACGTTATAATTAAATTGGACAATCAATCAATAGCAACTTTTGCTGATTTATCGGGCTACATCAACACCAAACGCCCTAATGATAAGGTGGCTGTGACTATCATACGAGAAGGAAAAAACAAAGTAGTTCCAGTAATTTTAAGTAAAAACGAATACTTTAATACCGAATTCAAAGGTTTAGAATTGGAAAATATTGACGCTAATGATAAAAAAAGATTCCGCTTGAATTATGGTGTAAAAATCAAATCGATAACCAATGAAAATTTAAAAGCCTACGAAACCGAACTTTTAGGGAATATCATTCTTAGTATTGATAACATAAAGGCAACAGATATTGAAACTGTTTCCAAATTACTCAATAATAAAGAAGAAAATCAGAGCATTCGCATTGAAATGATCAATCAAAATGGAGAAATTTTTCGAATAATTATTTAAGTTATTCCTTTTAGTTTACAAAAGCCGACTTAAAATAAGTCGGCTTTTTTTTAATTTATTGGAATAACCGTAGTGGTCTTTACCTCCGAGATTATAAAGAAACTATTAATCAAAGAAACTTCGGGCAATACCGATAATTTTTGTTGGTGAAAATGATGGTAACTATCCATATCAGGTAACACTACTTTGAGTAAATAATCAAAATTTCCAGAAACAAAATTACATTCGATTACTTCGGGCATGTTCAAAATTGAAGCATTAAATCCTTCCGACACATCATGGGTTTGCTTCACTAAAGTGACCTGACAATAGACCGTTAGATGCATTCCTAGTTTCTTTTTATTCAGAATGGAAACGTATTTTTCTATTATCCCTTCTTTTTGCAAACGTTTTACTCTATCGTGAACTGGCGTCAACGATAAATTAATCTTATTCGAAATGTCTTTAAGGGTTAAATGAGCATCTTCTTGTAGTAAACGAAGAATTTTTTTGTCAATAGCATCAATAGTAATCATAACCAGCAATATATAAGTTGATCAAATAAATGAAACGATTATTTTTCTTCTAGACTTCAAAAAACAAAACATTAAAAGAATAATAATATACAAATATACAATATAAAAGAAAATATTTCTTATTTAAGTGTCTAAATGCCATAATTTTTCCTTTATGCCTACATTTGATATTGTGAAATAATTCTAACTTAATAATTACTACTCATGATAATAGGTGTTCCAAAAGAAATTAAAAACAACGAAAATCGTGTAGCCCTAACACCTGCAGGTGTGGCTGAATTCAAAAAGCACGGACATGTGATTTATGTTCAAGCTAGTGCTGGTGAAAATAGTGGTTTTAACGATAGCGCTTACACCAATGCGGGGGCAATCATATTACCCACTATCGAAGCGGTATACGAAATTGCAGAAATGATTGTTAAGGTCAAAGAACCTATCGCTTCTGAATACCCTTTAATTAAAAAAGACCAATTACTATTTACTTATTTCCATTTTGCTTCATCAGAAGCATTAACCAAAGCCATGATCGAACGCGATGCGGTATGTTTGGCTTATGAAACTGTTGAAAAATCAGATCGCAGTTTACCTCTTTTGGTACCTATGTCGGAAGTAGCAGGAAGAATGTCGATTCAAGAGGGGGCTAAATATTTAGAAAAACCTATGCAAGGAAAAGGAATCCTTTTAGGAGGAGTTCCGGGTGTCAACCCTGCTAAAGTAGTCGTTTTAGGAGGAGGAATTGTAGGAACTCAAGCAGCAAAAATGGCTGCAGGTTTGGGTGCTAAAGTTACTATAATGGATGTGAGTTTGGCTCGTTTGCGCCAACTATCAGATATCATGCCTGCTAATGTGACTACCTTAATGTCGAATCATTATAACATTTGTGAAGCTATAGCTGAAGCCGATCTTGTTATTGGAGCCGTATTAATTCCAGGAGCCAAAGCGCCTCATTTAATTACAAAAGACATGTTGCAATTAATGAGTCCAGGAACAGTTGTGGTTGACGTAGCTGTAGATCAAGGAGGTTGTATTGCAACTTGTACACCAACTACTCACGAAAATCCAACTTTCGTTATCGACGGAATTGTTCATTATTGCGTAGCTAATATGCCAGGAGCAGTACCTTACACTTCAACTTTGGCTTTGACCAATGCTACTTTGCCCTATGCTTTACAACTGGCTAACAAAGGTTGGAAAAAAGCCTGTAACGAGAACGAAGAGTTGAAAAAAGGATTAAACATTGCCAATGGTAAAATTGTATACAAAGGAGTGGCTGACGCTTGGGGTTTACCTTTTGAAGATGTAGCCAGTATTTTATAAAATCAAATTTTGTCTATCATTAAAAAAGCCGTCTTGAAATCAAGACGGCTTTTTTATTTAAATTATTCTTTAGGTTTAGTCGCATAATATATTGGGATTCCTGTTAACATAATCAATACTCCCCAACCACAAGTGGAAA
This sequence is a window from Flavobacterium ammoniigenes. Protein-coding genes within it:
- a CDS encoding methylmalonyl-CoA mutase subunit beta, coding for MKPLFTNFAPVSAKEWKQKIQFELKGADYNETLIWNSPEDIKVKPFYDKEDIKEVLSVATKATDFNICQTIFVHDVDKSIARALDSLNRGAESIAFTIEDESTDVIKLLEKLPLNNTPIFFDFNFISIDFVQKLATIAKTKKAIIYCNLDPIGHLAKEGNWFTTNEKDNFETLNQLVQKDNSLSLFSVNGSLYQNAGATIVQQIAYTLAHANEYFNRIEVTTPHTMVLEIAVGTNYFFEIAKLRAIRLLFDTITREYNQNWNCHLLVRPTKRNKTLYDYNVNMLRTTTECMSAILGGADTIANLPYDALYHKDNEFGDRIARNQLLILKNESYFDKVNNPSDGSYYIESLTHQLADKALVLFKDIEANGGFLKQLNEGIIKRKIQESADKEQDLFDTGKEILLGTNKHANKDDRMKHDLELFPFVKIKPRKTLITPIIEKRLAEKIEQGRLEKE
- the scpA gene encoding methylmalonyl-CoA mutase, which translates into the protein MKRKDLQHIQIKSVENGPVAIKAEAHFQTAEGIGLKPTYTQQDIQKLEHLDFGAGFAPNLRGPYATMYVRRPWTVRQYAGFSTAEESNAFYRRNLAAGQKGLSIAFDLPTHRGYDSDHERVVGDVGKAGVAIDSVEDMKVLFDQIPLDEMSVSMTMNGAVLPIMAFYIVAAEEQGVSPEKLSGTIQNDILKEFMVRNTYIYPPTPSMKIIADIFEYTSKNMPKFNSISISGYHMQEAGATADIELAYTLADGLEYIRTGLAAGMKIDEFAPRLSFFWAIGMNHFMEIAKMRAGRMIWAKLVQQFEPKDGKSLALRTHCQTSGWSLTEQDPFNNVARTCIEAAAAAFGGTQSLHTNALDEAIALPTDFSARIARNTQLYLQDETKITKTVDPWAGSYYVENLTHEIAQSAWKLIEEVEELGGMTKAIESGIPKLRIEEAAARKQARIDSGQDIIVGVNQYRLDKEDPLQILDVDNQMVRKQQLEQLDCIKSSRNNDKVKKSLDQLIQCAKTAEGNLLEIAVEAARNRATLGEISDALETVFGRYKAQIKSFSGVYSKEIKNDESFEKAKQLANVFADKEGRRPRIMIAKMGQDGHDRGAKVVATGYADVGFDVDIGPLFQTPAEAAKQAVENDVHILGVSSLAAGHKTLVPQVIEELKKYGREDIMVVVGGVIPAQDYQFLFDAGAVAVFGPGTKISDAAIKILTILID
- a CDS encoding peptidoglycan-binding protein LysM → MIKKWHYYSTLLLIIAFLSLGFKPFNLDSNPWFLTDGLNQSDYLFPSHKQEDYAKLNIPYTGNFFIGFKEAIAFKESQGKYKKINSLGYLGKYQFGPGTLRTIGVHNTSAFLKNPDLQEKAFIALLAKNKWLLRKEISKYEGAVINGILITESGILAAAHLGGVRTVKRFFRSNGERYFRDVYGTSIVSYMKAFGGYDTSFIEPDKHASI
- the mltG gene encoding endolytic transglycosylase MltG, whose protein sequence is MNIKKSITSVSIVVISALIIYGLIMVRQIFSDNTKFEATEVYVYIPTDSDYEAVKQIVAPYVNDMDRFDAVANKKKYPNNVKPGKFLFKKGMNSNELINALRINNEVKLSFNNQERLEDFAGRIGSEIEADSVSLLAAFKDTTFLKENGFNEENVLTMFIPNTYELYWNTTATKFRDKMIKEYRNFWNEERVAKAKSQGLTPTEATILASIVHKESVKKDERPRIAGVYLNRLHKGILLQADPTVIYAVKKKSNDFKQVIKRVLNKDLQVASPYNTYYSAGLPPGPIAMPDITAIEAVLNPEKHNYIYFCASVTRFGYHDFAVTQAEHEQNAKKYYNWINSQGVKR
- a CDS encoding GNAT family N-acetyltransferase, with the translated sequence MITLKGETIYLRALEPNDLEFVYAMENDQSIWEVSNTQTPYSRFLVKQYLENAHQDIYEAKQLRMAICQDEDFPALGLIDLFDFDPHNRRAGIGIVIQSIENRKQNIGSEALELLIKYAFHNLNLHQLYANIATENTASIALFTKFGFEKIGVKKDWTLVSGSYKDEALYQLINHSF
- the dapF gene encoding diaminopimelate epimerase, whose translation is MQLEFYKYQGTGNDFVMIDNRSNTFPKENTQLVAHLCDRRFGIGADGLILLDTDATSDFRMVYYNSDGNLSSMCGNGGRCLVAFAKKLNVIQNETTFMATDGLHHATVGADGIVSLQMIDVAEIKNTQDYSFLNTGSPHHVQIVEDLKHFNVKENGAAIRYGNLYGQAGSNINFVKKIDETTFSLRTYERGVEDETLACGTGATAVAIAMNATGQTNSNEINLNVEGGKLAVSFDKVNEKYTNVFLKGPAEFVFKGTIEI
- a CDS encoding Do family serine endopeptidase translates to MNRFSNLFLVSLMSGAVTLSAYKLLFDQDGYFSKNNNGLVTVANDFYGKRIGFSPENVDFTESAEKTIHTVVHVKNVSRRTITNPIMEFFYGYGGSQQHEQIGTGSGVIISEDGYIVTNNHVIKDATEIEITLNNKKSYKAKLIGTDSKMDIALLKINADEKLPYTAFANSDSVKIGEWVLAVGNPYNLTSTVTAGIVSAKARNLNTSGIQSFIQTDAAVNPGNSGGALVNTRGELIGINTMISSPTGSYTGYSFAVPSNIARKIIEDIMEYGNVQRGILGVEGGELNSKSSKELGISQTEGFYVNKVTKRSGAEKAGLQKGDVIIKLDNQSIATFADLSGYINTKRPNDKVAVTIIREGKNKVVPVILSKNEYFNTEFKGLELENIDANDKKRFRLNYGVKIKSITNENLKAYETELLGNIILSIDNIKATDIETVSKLLNNKEENQSIRIEMINQNGEIFRIII
- a CDS encoding Lrp/AsnC family transcriptional regulator, with translation MITIDAIDKKILRLLQEDAHLTLKDISNKINLSLTPVHDRVKRLQKEGIIEKYVSILNKKKLGMHLTVYCQVTLVKQTHDVSEGFNASILNMPEVIECNFVSGNFDYLLKVVLPDMDSYHHFHQQKLSVLPEVSLINSFFIISEVKTTTVIPIN
- the ald gene encoding alanine dehydrogenase, with product MIIGVPKEIKNNENRVALTPAGVAEFKKHGHVIYVQASAGENSGFNDSAYTNAGAIILPTIEAVYEIAEMIVKVKEPIASEYPLIKKDQLLFTYFHFASSEALTKAMIERDAVCLAYETVEKSDRSLPLLVPMSEVAGRMSIQEGAKYLEKPMQGKGILLGGVPGVNPAKVVVLGGGIVGTQAAKMAAGLGAKVTIMDVSLARLRQLSDIMPANVTTLMSNHYNICEAIAEADLVIGAVLIPGAKAPHLITKDMLQLMSPGTVVVDVAVDQGGCIATCTPTTHENPTFVIDGIVHYCVANMPGAVPYTSTLALTNATLPYALQLANKGWKKACNENEELKKGLNIANGKIVYKGVADAWGLPFEDVASIL